The following coding sequences are from one Elusimicrobium minutum Pei191 window:
- a CDS encoding LemA family protein, producing MIKIFFILIIVLLIAAVLIFNKLISLRNRVKEAWSGVLVQLKLRYDLVNNLVQTVKAYARHEQQTLTAVVSARNIAQTAVSPQAKGGAEPKLSGAIKSIFMLSEQYPPLKADKNFLELQNQLVKIEQNIQMARRYYNGSVRDLNNTVSRFPTNIVAKLFNFNEETFFELENQNERLAPKTNF from the coding sequence ATGATAAAAATATTTTTCATCTTAATTATTGTTTTGTTAATAGCCGCCGTGCTGATATTTAACAAACTGATATCTTTACGCAACAGAGTTAAAGAAGCGTGGAGCGGTGTTTTAGTACAGCTTAAATTACGTTATGATTTAGTAAACAATTTAGTACAAACCGTTAAAGCTTACGCCCGGCACGAACAGCAAACTTTAACGGCGGTTGTATCGGCAAGGAATATAGCGCAAACAGCCGTTTCGCCCCAGGCTAAAGGCGGGGCGGAACCCAAACTGTCCGGGGCTATAAAAAGCATTTTTATGCTTTCCGAACAATACCCGCCGCTTAAGGCTGACAAAAATTTTTTGGAATTACAAAACCAGCTTGTCAAAATAGAGCAAAATATACAAATGGCCCGCCGTTACTATAACGGCTCCGTGCGTGATTTAAATAATACCGTATCACGTTTCCCTACAAATATAGTGGCTAAGCTCTTTAATTTTAATGAGGAAACATTTTTTGAACTTGAAAACCAAAACGAACGCTTAGCTCCAAAAACAAACTTTTAA
- a CDS encoding YtxH domain-containing protein: MSDRNGFGVLGAFLLGGALGAIAGLLMAPEKGEDTREKLKDWMEDNLDESKENLEELKEEIERKLDKKKKQLGKKLNQIKEDIAEAVLEEGK, from the coding sequence ATGTCAGACAGAAACGGGTTCGGAGTTTTGGGGGCTTTTTTACTTGGCGGAGCGCTTGGCGCTATCGCCGGCCTTTTAATGGCGCCTGAAAAAGGTGAAGACACAAGGGAAAAACTGAAAGACTGGATGGAAGATAATCTAGACGAAAGCAAAGAAAACCTTGAGGAATTGAAAGAAGAAATTGAACGTAAATTAGATAAAAAGAAAAAACAGCTCGGCAAAAAACTTAACCAAATAAAAGAAGATATAGCCGAAGCAGTTTTAGAAGAAGGTAAATAA
- a CDS encoding AI-2E family transporter, which translates to MSEHIERIISSTKVLHFISVCVAILASVALAFCLIFTKSVSMPFVIAVLIYTVLAPMIRFLTKKTKMPNLLILSLTFLAVCGLTALVAIFIYNSIGSFISGADAYREKLIDIANWATFTASKYNFHIDNAFILDALRNLPVFTFVKSLGSVLLSLSISTFLVIIILFFFFAGSRAAEQKTTKESKTMQEIQSRISFYITVKVAVSLITGIVVWIILGAFNVELAFMFGFITFFLNFIPNVGSIVAVLLPVPVIFLQYGLGSRFIIIMSLAITAQFVLGNIIEPKVMGSAVDMHPVTVICALVVWSLIWGIAGAFLAVPLTAAIQVVMARFKTTAPLAELMAGRIPSF; encoded by the coding sequence ATGTCTGAACATATTGAACGAATTATTTCAAGCACAAAAGTCCTTCATTTTATATCAGTTTGCGTAGCTATACTTGCCAGTGTGGCGCTTGCGTTTTGTCTGATTTTTACCAAATCGGTTTCCATGCCGTTTGTCATAGCGGTGCTTATTTATACGGTATTAGCGCCTATGATACGTTTCTTAACAAAAAAAACAAAGATGCCAAACCTTCTTATACTTTCGCTTACGTTTTTGGCTGTTTGCGGCCTTACCGCGCTGGTCGCAATATTTATATATAACTCCATAGGCAGTTTTATAAGCGGCGCGGACGCTTATAGAGAAAAACTTATCGATATAGCGAATTGGGCGACATTTACCGCGTCCAAATATAATTTTCACATAGACAACGCTTTTATTTTAGACGCACTTAGAAACCTGCCCGTATTTACGTTTGTTAAAAGCCTGGGCAGCGTACTGCTTTCTTTATCAATTTCCACATTTTTAGTTATTATTATCTTATTCTTTTTCTTTGCCGGATCCCGCGCGGCGGAACAAAAAACAACCAAAGAAAGTAAAACCATGCAGGAAATACAAAGTAGAATTTCTTTTTATATAACGGTTAAAGTGGCCGTATCTTTAATAACAGGTATCGTGGTTTGGATAATATTGGGCGCGTTTAACGTTGAACTGGCTTTTATGTTCGGATTTATAACTTTTTTTCTTAATTTTATACCCAATGTCGGTTCAATAGTTGCGGTTCTGCTGCCGGTGCCCGTAATATTTTTACAATATGGATTGGGTTCCAGATTTATAATTATAATGAGTTTAGCCATAACAGCCCAGTTTGTGCTTGGTAACATTATTGAACCAAAAGTAATGGGCAGCGCCGTAGACATGCACCCGGTAACCGTTATATGCGCGTTAGTGGTGTGGAGTTTAATTTGGGGAATAGCCGGCGCATTTCTGGCCGTTCCGCTGACAGCAGCGATACAGGTAGTTATGGCAAGGTTTAAAACAACCGCGCCGCTGGCCGAACTCATGGCGGGAAGAATACCTTCCTTCTAG
- a CDS encoding penicillin-binding protein 1A, producing the protein MKFIKTFLELARSKAAVYVILGALFISIIILACFARYILSALPPVYEMEEYTPSLSTKVYDVNEKLIHEFSIEKRSMVPLEEIPVDIQNGVIAMEDRAFFEHPGFSIKGTLRAVIYDLFTARAKQGGSTLTQQLSRGVFLSKEKKIIRKIREIILAVQIENRFSKYEILQLYLNEIYFGRGAYGIKAAAKKYFNKELQDLSLAESALLVGVIPAPERYNPFSSPDRALERRRLVLKVMQEQGFITEEEAALAMEEPLPEKAPEEKDKPGQYFIEHIRRYLEPKYGMDVLWKAGLSIYTTIDIEKQTAAEELMEKKLHEYDLKIAKGLGIDIPEFSDENVETTEDGEPVEPTEPDLTNYPRLQGSFIVRDVKTGAVRVLIGGRDYSESRFNRATQSKRQPGSSFKPFVWMAALQKNYTPATLVKDLPTLFYFDGKNWRTFDEEEDQYSLSLAGQSFISSKSFSVWVPQNMGGRSSGWVTLRSALEKSKNLVAVNLIDAIGIGNVISVARKAGIKSNLAPVPALALGVSAVTLEELLSAMSTFGNNGIHTENYFIEKVVDANGRVLEQHIPYEQGAFSQQDSYLLINMMKGVTDRGTAGAARTLKRPLAAKTGTSQNHRDTWFVGMTPQTAAAAWMGYDDDTSQKDGRWTGGGSVGPWWTDIMEVILKDEEPLDFPVPEGISFVYINPVTGKLAQPTDRTKFLEAFKKGTEPKSF; encoded by the coding sequence ATGAAATTTATAAAAACTTTTTTAGAATTAGCCCGTTCAAAAGCAGCTGTTTATGTTATTTTGGGCGCGCTTTTTATTTCAATTATTATCCTCGCGTGTTTTGCCCGCTATATTTTAAGCGCTCTTCCCCCCGTTTATGAGATGGAGGAGTACACCCCCTCGCTTTCTACAAAAGTTTACGATGTTAATGAAAAGCTGATTCATGAATTTTCTATAGAAAAACGCAGTATGGTACCTTTGGAAGAAATCCCTGTAGATATACAGAACGGTGTTATCGCTATGGAAGACAGGGCTTTTTTTGAACACCCCGGATTCTCTATAAAAGGCACCCTGCGCGCCGTGATTTATGATTTATTTACAGCCAGGGCCAAGCAGGGCGGCTCCACCTTAACGCAGCAGCTTTCCAGAGGCGTCTTTTTAAGCAAAGAAAAAAAGATTATAAGAAAAATAAGAGAAATTATTTTAGCCGTTCAAATAGAAAACCGCTTTAGCAAGTATGAAATTTTGCAGCTTTATTTAAATGAAATTTACTTCGGTCGCGGGGCTTACGGCATTAAAGCGGCCGCAAAAAAATATTTTAATAAAGAACTGCAGGATTTGTCGCTGGCGGAATCGGCCCTTTTAGTAGGCGTAATACCCGCGCCTGAACGCTACAACCCGTTCTCCAGCCCGGACAGAGCGCTTGAAAGAAGAAGACTTGTTTTAAAAGTTATGCAGGAACAAGGTTTTATTACAGAAGAAGAAGCCGCCTTAGCTATGGAAGAGCCTCTGCCAGAAAAAGCGCCCGAAGAAAAAGATAAACCCGGACAGTATTTTATTGAGCATATAAGAAGATATTTAGAACCAAAGTACGGCATGGATGTGCTTTGGAAAGCTGGCCTTAGCATCTACACCACTATTGATATTGAAAAACAAACCGCTGCGGAAGAACTTATGGAGAAAAAGCTTCATGAGTATGATTTAAAAATAGCAAAAGGGCTTGGCATTGATATTCCTGAATTTAGCGACGAAAACGTTGAAACTACGGAAGACGGCGAGCCTGTTGAACCCACAGAGCCGGACCTGACCAATTACCCAAGGCTGCAGGGCAGCTTTATAGTGCGCGACGTTAAAACAGGCGCTGTACGCGTTTTAATAGGCGGGCGCGATTATTCCGAATCACGTTTTAACAGGGCTACACAATCAAAAAGGCAGCCCGGTTCGAGCTTTAAGCCTTTTGTGTGGATGGCGGCCTTACAAAAAAATTATACCCCGGCCACTTTAGTAAAAGATTTGCCGACATTATTTTATTTTGACGGCAAGAACTGGCGTACCTTTGACGAGGAAGAGGACCAGTACTCTCTTTCTTTGGCGGGCCAGTCCTTTATTTCAAGCAAAAGTTTTTCAGTTTGGGTGCCTCAAAATATGGGCGGGCGCTCTTCAGGCTGGGTAACTTTAAGAAGCGCTTTGGAAAAATCTAAAAATCTTGTAGCCGTTAACTTAATTGACGCTATCGGCATAGGCAATGTGATAAGCGTTGCCAGAAAAGCGGGCATAAAAAGCAACTTGGCCCCAGTGCCGGCGCTTGCTTTGGGCGTATCAGCCGTTACGCTTGAAGAACTTTTAAGCGCAATGTCCACATTTGGCAATAACGGCATTCATACGGAAAATTATTTTATAGAAAAAGTTGTTGACGCTAACGGACGTGTTTTAGAACAGCATATACCTTATGAGCAGGGCGCGTTTTCACAGCAGGATTCCTATTTATTAATTAATATGATGAAAGGCGTTACCGACAGAGGAACCGCCGGCGCCGCCAGAACATTAAAAAGACCTTTAGCCGCCAAAACAGGCACCAGCCAAAACCACCGCGACACCTGGTTTGTAGGCATGACGCCGCAAACAGCCGCCGCGGCCTGGATGGGATATGACGACGATACTTCACAAAAAGACGGGCGTTGGACGGGGGGCGGAAGTGTTGGGCCGTGGTGGACTGATATTATGGAAGTCATTTTAAAAGATGAAGAACCTTTAGACTTCCCCGTTCCGGAAGGTATTTCATTTGTTTATATAAACCCCGTTACAGGCAAACTGGCCCAACCTACGGACAGAACAAAATTTTTGGAAGCATTCAAAAAAGGTACTGAACCAAAATCTTTCTAA
- a CDS encoding sulfide/dihydroorotate dehydrogenase-like FAD/NAD-binding protein, translating to MIINTVTDKKQLSQDIARFEIYAPKIAAKAKAGQFVIIKHDSDKEGERVPVTLVDWDADKGTIVVIVQAIGKSTAMYNNLKTGDRFTSVVGPLGMPVEIKNYGTAAVVGGGVGIAEVYPIAKALKEAGNKVISVLGCRTKALLILEEEMKNLSDMTIVSTDDGSCGAKGLVTDAIQKLVDESNKIDVGFIIGPIPMMKFTSILMSKLGIKPYASLNPILLDGTGMCGCCRVTVGGEVKFACVDGPMFEGDLVDFDELSRRTGEYKDKEKLSFDLYKEKHICKSGLH from the coding sequence ATGATTATTAATACAGTTACGGACAAAAAGCAGCTTTCGCAAGATATAGCGCGTTTTGAAATTTATGCCCCTAAAATAGCCGCAAAAGCAAAGGCGGGGCAGTTTGTTATTATAAAACATGACAGCGATAAAGAAGGAGAGAGAGTACCTGTTACTTTAGTTGACTGGGACGCGGACAAAGGAACCATTGTTGTTATTGTACAGGCAATAGGCAAATCAACCGCTATGTATAATAACCTTAAAACGGGGGACAGGTTTACATCTGTAGTCGGGCCTTTGGGAATGCCGGTGGAAATTAAAAATTACGGCACTGCTGCCGTTGTGGGAGGCGGCGTAGGCATAGCGGAAGTTTACCCCATAGCAAAAGCTTTAAAAGAAGCGGGCAATAAAGTAATTTCTGTTTTAGGTTGCAGGACAAAAGCGCTTCTTATTTTAGAAGAAGAGATGAAAAATCTTTCAGATATGACAATAGTGTCTACCGATGATGGAAGCTGCGGGGCTAAAGGTTTGGTTACTGACGCAATACAAAAACTTGTAGACGAAAGCAATAAAATAGACGTTGGTTTTATAATAGGCCCTATTCCAATGATGAAATTTACAAGTATTTTAATGTCTAAACTGGGTATAAAACCTTACGCCAGTTTAAACCCTATTTTACTTGACGGCACGGGTATGTGCGGATGCTGCAGGGTAACCGTAGGCGGTGAAGTTAAATTTGCTTGTGTCGACGGTCCTATGTTTGAGGGCGACTTGGTTGATTTTGATGAACTTTCCAGACGCACCGGCGAATATAAAGATAAAGAAAAACTAAGTTTTGACCTTTATAAGGAAAAACACATTTGCAAATCAGGTTTGCATTAA
- a CDS encoding RDD family protein, translating to MTYAGFWKRFLAYIIDYFIVFIASFICGFMIGILLGILMAVFNINPQEAEAALSFAGALVGLSIWFLYFAIFESSKLQATPGKLSIGIRVTGLNGERITFLRALGRTAAKIISVIILAIGFIMAAFTQKKQALHDIIAQTLVINK from the coding sequence ATGACATACGCTGGATTTTGGAAAAGATTTTTAGCTTATATAATTGACTATTTTATTGTTTTTATAGCCAGTTTTATATGCGGGTTCATGATAGGCATTTTATTAGGCATACTTATGGCTGTTTTTAATATTAACCCGCAAGAAGCCGAAGCGGCTCTAAGCTTTGCGGGCGCACTTGTCGGATTGAGTATATGGTTTTTATACTTCGCAATATTTGAAAGTTCAAAACTGCAGGCAACTCCCGGCAAATTATCAATTGGCATCAGAGTAACAGGTCTTAACGGGGAAAGAATAACTTTCCTTCGCGCTTTAGGCAGAACGGCTGCTAAAATTATTTCCGTCATTATTTTGGCGATAGGATTTATCATGGCGGCTTTTACACAAAAAAAGCAGGCTTTGCACGATATAATAGCCCAAACGCTTGTCATAAACAAATAG
- a CDS encoding sensor histidine kinase: MTNKDDIASRVLALVSHKLRTPLSIINGYSEAIIAQKSKEKFSPFTEKAFEEINKQGQKLAILVDKLLRFTKIEEMSQLEIVKNEVNLKSLLKEASAECIVYSTEGSNRSIIIKSNNISRDSCAIEIICPDDLMVNIDANYFKMAIKELIDNAIKFNNHIERLIKIYCTKNTNYVSISIKDTGTGIRPGEISRLFEKFYQIDDYFTGQIEGWGLGLPYVKKVMDLHGGSVSVVSDQGSGSVFTLNIPN, translated from the coding sequence ATGACAAATAAAGATGATATCGCCTCAAGGGTGCTTGCCCTTGTGTCACACAAATTAAGAACGCCTCTGTCTATTATTAACGGATATTCGGAGGCTATTATCGCGCAAAAAAGCAAAGAAAAATTTTCCCCCTTTACTGAAAAAGCTTTTGAGGAAATCAACAAGCAGGGGCAAAAACTTGCTATCTTGGTTGACAAGTTGCTGCGTTTTACAAAAATTGAAGAAATGAGTCAGCTTGAAATAGTGAAGAATGAAGTTAATTTAAAAAGTCTTCTTAAAGAAGCATCCGCAGAATGTATTGTTTATTCCACGGAAGGAAGCAACCGCTCAATCATTATAAAGTCAAACAACATTTCGCGTGATTCCTGCGCTATTGAAATTATTTGCCCTGACGATCTTATGGTAAATATAGACGCTAACTATTTTAAAATGGCCATTAAAGAACTTATTGACAACGCTATAAAGTTTAATAACCATATAGAAAGGCTTATAAAAATATATTGCACAAAAAACACTAATTATGTTTCTATTTCAATTAAAGACACCGGTACGGGAATACGCCCCGGAGAAATAAGCAGACTTTTTGAAAAGTTTTACCAAATTGACGACTATTTTACAGGACAAATCGAAGGATGGGGCTTAGGGCTTCCTTATGTAAAAAAAGTCATGGACTTACACGGAGGATCCGTAAGCGTAGTAAGCGACCAGGGGTCCGGCTCCGTTTTTACTTTAAATATACCCAACTGA
- a CDS encoding phytoene/squalene synthase family protein, producing MNEQEQKLLNDLLKKTARTLELSAKVLPSGFRETFSIAYLVCRCADTVADTDLIDFERRLFWIERFPDIINKNKSGEIEKIIKEVSSDSLKQNERFLLQKIPFVAKIYGMLNKEDKELVFDILKKVCEGMSFDLKTFKKGGLTCLKTKEELEYYCDTMGGAPGVFWSKLILKYTPVALDKDSFINMGRNVGRALQIVNVLRDIKEDLNNGRCYFPEDELRTAGVKREDLKNKILSEELLDVLKKWIVWGRDNIGSGSAFYKAIPVKQWQIRISVAWPMLWSLDSFILLLKARNTFGNEKARISKFKIYITILLSLGYIISNNFFDFMFFRRVKKIDSLIK from the coding sequence ATGAATGAACAAGAACAAAAGCTGTTAAATGATTTGTTGAAAAAAACGGCAAGAACGCTTGAGTTAAGCGCTAAAGTTTTACCCTCAGGATTTAGGGAAACGTTTAGTATCGCTTACCTTGTATGCCGCTGCGCGGATACTGTTGCCGATACTGATTTAATAGATTTTGAAAGAAGGCTTTTTTGGATAGAACGTTTTCCTGATATTATTAACAAAAATAAATCCGGGGAAATAGAAAAAATAATTAAAGAAGTTTCTTCAGATTCTTTAAAGCAAAACGAAAGATTTCTTTTGCAAAAAATACCGTTTGTAGCCAAAATATACGGCATGCTTAATAAAGAAGATAAGGAACTTGTTTTTGATATATTAAAAAAGGTGTGCGAAGGCATGTCTTTTGATTTAAAAACATTCAAGAAAGGCGGTCTTACCTGTTTAAAAACTAAGGAAGAACTTGAATATTACTGTGATACCATGGGCGGCGCGCCCGGTGTTTTTTGGAGCAAGCTTATTTTAAAATATACGCCTGTGGCTTTAGATAAAGACTCTTTTATTAATATGGGGCGCAATGTCGGCCGGGCTTTACAAATAGTAAATGTTTTGAGAGATATTAAAGAAGACCTAAATAACGGCAGGTGTTATTTTCCCGAAGATGAATTAAGAACTGCCGGTGTTAAGCGGGAAGATTTGAAAAATAAAATACTATCCGAAGAATTGCTGGATGTTTTAAAAAAATGGATTGTTTGGGGCAGGGATAACATAGGTTCCGGCAGTGCTTTTTATAAAGCCATACCCGTAAAACAATGGCAAATAAGAATATCCGTAGCGTGGCCTATGCTGTGGAGCCTTGATAGTTTTATCTTGCTTCTTAAAGCACGAAATACTTTTGGAAATGAAAAAGCAAGAATATCCAAATTTAAAATTTATATTACTATTTTGTTAAGCCTCGGGTATATTATTTCAAACAACTTTTTTGATTTTATGTTTTTCAGACGGGTTAAAAAAATAGATAGCTTGATTAAATAA
- a CDS encoding metallophosphoesterase family protein, producing MKKLLVFILLNISAFGFGAEFTRGPYVEDPTLTTAIIKWHTDVPSVGWFEYGPSPKCNQIMTISPKSTSHEVVLHGLVANKEFCYKAYIQNNAEDGVQEPRTGKFKTLYSPERKVVKFVIFGNTAGSGELLPALVEKLKKHNPDFYIHTGDLVSTGSALDADKEFFTPFKDVLAKAPMFIAVGDKEYGPDLKDKESRGFFRTNYSRVHTMSWGKGTPNYYYFDTANARFIFLDTSSAAGALFAPGITKDSAQYDWLRTALATTEAGKWKVVVMHLPAYSSGAKGSNEDVKNAFTNLFEYYGVNVVFQGDERSYERTFPIREGVESLKGIVYQTFGTGASAELTKREFKEPWTARFLSGQVYGVGEIVDRKLTVNVYNLDGTLVDTLELYQSL from the coding sequence ATGAAGAAACTCTTAGTTTTTATTTTATTAAATATTTCAGCGTTTGGTTTCGGTGCGGAATTTACCCGCGGACCTTATGTTGAGGATCCTACCCTCACCACCGCCATAATTAAATGGCATACGGATGTTCCTTCCGTGGGCTGGTTTGAGTACGGACCGTCGCCTAAATGCAACCAGATAATGACAATATCTCCCAAGTCCACTTCGCATGAGGTTGTTTTGCACGGGCTGGTTGCCAATAAGGAATTTTGTTATAAAGCTTATATACAAAATAACGCGGAGGACGGCGTGCAGGAACCCAGAACCGGGAAATTTAAAACTTTATACAGTCCTGAGCGTAAAGTGGTTAAATTTGTTATTTTCGGAAACACTGCGGGAAGCGGGGAATTATTGCCCGCATTGGTTGAAAAGTTAAAAAAACATAATCCGGATTTTTATATTCACACGGGTGATTTAGTTTCAACAGGTTCGGCTTTGGACGCGGATAAAGAGTTTTTTACCCCTTTTAAAGATGTTTTGGCAAAGGCGCCTATGTTTATCGCTGTCGGTGATAAAGAATACGGACCCGATTTAAAAGATAAAGAAAGTAGAGGCTTTTTTAGAACCAACTATTCAAGGGTGCATACAATGAGCTGGGGTAAGGGTACCCCCAACTACTATTATTTTGACACGGCCAACGCAAGGTTTATATTTTTGGATACTTCTTCAGCAGCGGGCGCTTTATTTGCTCCCGGTATTACAAAAGACAGCGCGCAGTATGACTGGTTAAGAACAGCTTTAGCCACTACGGAAGCCGGCAAATGGAAAGTGGTTGTTATGCATTTGCCGGCATATTCCTCCGGAGCGAAAGGTTCTAATGAGGATGTGAAAAACGCTTTTACTAACCTTTTCGAATATTACGGCGTAAACGTTGTTTTCCAGGGAGATGAACGCAGTTATGAACGCACTTTCCCGATAAGAGAAGGAGTTGAAAGTTTAAAAGGTATTGTTTACCAAACTTTTGGGACGGGGGCTTCCGCCGAACTTACTAAAAGAGAGTTTAAAGAACCATGGACCGCGAGGTTCCTTTCCGGACAGGTTTACGGCGTGGGCGAAATTGTTGACCGTAAGCTTACGGTAAACGTTTATAACTTGGACGGGACTTTAGTTGACACTTTAGAGCTTTACCAAAGCCTGTAA
- a CDS encoding RDD family protein has protein sequence MAYSAFWRRLVAYIIDGIIIGLIDTIISFVLGFVAAITGSQALITIATLLSLIIGLAVFIAYFAYQESSEDQATIGKKAMGIKVVDMNGNRIPLKTAAIRSASKILSAAIIYIGFIMAAFTQQKQALHDIIAKTLVIDAK, from the coding sequence ATGGCATATTCAGCATTCTGGAGAAGGTTAGTGGCATATATTATTGACGGTATAATCATAGGCTTAATAGATACGATTATCAGTTTTGTATTAGGCTTTGTAGCCGCTATTACAGGCTCACAGGCTCTTATAACTATCGCTACGTTACTTTCATTAATAATAGGATTAGCGGTATTTATAGCCTATTTCGCTTATCAGGAAAGCTCGGAAGATCAGGCCACTATAGGTAAAAAAGCTATGGGCATTAAAGTTGTTGATATGAACGGAAACAGAATCCCCCTTAAAACAGCCGCAATAAGATCAGCTTCCAAGATTCTTTCCGCAGCCATTATATACATAGGTTTTATTATGGCCGCTTTTACGCAGCAAAAACAAGCTTTGCACGATATAATAGCCAAAACCCTTGTTATTGACGCAAAATAA
- the gltA gene encoding NADPH-dependent glutamate synthase, with the protein MANPSAPRQKGIIQTPEERVKNFDPVVKGLTAQTAKAEAQRCLNCKNAKCSAACPVNVKIPEFISLVLKDDMGGAASKIMETSLLPAICGRVCPQENHCEGACILNGRFEPVAVGLLERYVADTAREQGVLKAPEPSAWTGKRVACVGSGPSSLSAAAELRRAGHEVVVFEALHDYGGVLRYGIPSFRLPREVISKEVETVQAMGVVFERDVLVGASVTIEELKEQFDAVYIGSGAGLPTMANIPGENSVGVYSANEFLTRINLLKAYKFPEVDTPVNIGKRVAVLGGGNSAMDAARCAMRLGPESVTVVYRRSLEEMPAREEEIHNAMEEGIKFEFLTVQKEILADEKGRVKGLVCTRNELGEPGPDGRRKPVCVPGSEFTLDVDTVIVAIGQKPNPIIPKKTKELKVTSKGVLEATEFGETSLKGVFAGGDIIRGGATVLLAMKDGIIAARKINEYLGVGNDY; encoded by the coding sequence ATGGCCAATCCTTCGGCCCCAAGACAAAAGGGCATAATCCAAACCCCTGAAGAGAGAGTTAAAAACTTTGACCCGGTTGTAAAAGGTTTAACGGCGCAGACAGCTAAAGCTGAGGCGCAGCGCTGTTTAAACTGTAAAAACGCTAAATGTTCGGCCGCGTGCCCTGTGAACGTAAAAATACCGGAATTTATATCTTTGGTTTTAAAAGATGATATGGGCGGTGCGGCCAGTAAAATTATGGAAACAAGCCTTTTGCCCGCCATTTGCGGAAGGGTATGCCCGCAGGAAAACCATTGCGAAGGCGCCTGTATCCTTAACGGCAGATTTGAGCCAGTAGCCGTAGGACTTCTTGAAAGATATGTGGCTGACACGGCAAGAGAACAAGGCGTTTTAAAAGCGCCGGAACCGTCCGCATGGACAGGCAAAAGAGTAGCCTGTGTGGGCAGCGGGCCGTCATCACTTTCGGCGGCAGCGGAATTAAGAAGAGCAGGGCATGAAGTTGTTGTTTTTGAGGCTTTACACGATTATGGAGGAGTTTTAAGATACGGCATACCTTCTTTCAGATTACCCAGAGAAGTAATATCTAAAGAGGTGGAAACCGTTCAGGCCATGGGCGTTGTTTTTGAGCGCGACGTGCTTGTAGGGGCTTCCGTTACAATAGAGGAGCTTAAAGAACAATTTGACGCTGTTTATATAGGAAGCGGCGCTGGATTGCCAACAATGGCGAATATTCCCGGTGAAAACAGCGTGGGCGTTTACAGCGCAAATGAATTTCTAACAAGAATAAATTTGTTAAAAGCCTATAAATTCCCGGAGGTGGACACTCCTGTTAACATAGGTAAAAGGGTGGCTGTTTTAGGCGGCGGCAACAGCGCTATGGACGCGGCGAGATGCGCTATGCGTTTGGGTCCGGAAAGCGTTACTGTAGTTTACAGAAGAAGTTTGGAAGAAATGCCCGCAAGAGAAGAGGAAATACATAACGCTATGGAAGAGGGCATTAAATTTGAATTTTTAACCGTGCAGAAAGAAATTCTTGCCGATGAAAAAGGCCGTGTTAAAGGTTTGGTATGCACACGTAATGAACTTGGCGAGCCCGGCCCCGATGGTAGAAGAAAGCCTGTTTGCGTGCCGGGTTCGGAATTTACATTGGATGTTGATACCGTTATAGTGGCAATAGGGCAAAAGCCTAATCCTATTATCCCAAAAAAAACAAAAGAACTTAAAGTTACTTCTAAAGGCGTTTTGGAAGCCACTGAATTTGGAGAAACTTCTTTAAAAGGCGTTTTCGCCGGCGGCGATATTATAAGAGGCGGGGCTACGGTTCTGCTGGCTATGAAAGACGGCATTATAGCCGCCCGTAAAATTAACGAATATTTGGGGGTTGGTAATGATTATTAA